Proteins from a genomic interval of Gordonia sp. SL306:
- a CDS encoding NAD-dependent succinate-semialdehyde dehydrogenase: protein MTATISPTAAAQAIARIHTDLFIDGRWSPAASGATFTVENPATGEALAEVADGSADDARRALQTAADHQAAWAATSPRSRSEILYRAYQLIIDRTDEIASVMTAEMGKPFAEARGEVAYGAEFFRWFAEEAVRIGGDHTITGDGANRVVVSKQPVGPCVLVTPWNFPLAMGTRKIGPAVAAGCTMVFKPAELTPLTALLLTEILAEAGLPDGVLNVVTTSDPSAVVGEWMTSGKARKVSFTGSTEVGKILLGQAAGTVMRTSMELGGNAPFIVCADADVDRAIEGVMVAKMRNMGQACTAANRIFVHRAVVDEFTEKLSARMGSLVVGDGSQDGTQVGPLVEEKAVDKVTTLVSDAVERGARIACGGERPDGAGHFYPPTVLTDVDPAADLMHTEIFGPVAAIIPFGTDGADAASGSSDDDEVLRLANDTPWGLVGYLFTRDIDRADRLSTQLEVGMVGVNTGLVSNPAAPFGGVKQSGLGREGGRLGIEEFLDVKYIARPIPTP, encoded by the coding sequence GATGGTCGCCGGCCGCGTCCGGTGCCACCTTCACCGTCGAGAACCCGGCCACCGGTGAGGCGCTCGCCGAGGTCGCCGACGGCAGCGCCGACGACGCGCGCCGCGCCCTGCAGACCGCTGCCGATCACCAGGCCGCGTGGGCCGCGACATCCCCCCGGTCGCGCAGCGAGATCCTCTACCGCGCCTACCAACTCATCATCGACCGCACCGACGAGATCGCGTCCGTGATGACCGCCGAAATGGGTAAGCCCTTCGCCGAGGCACGCGGCGAGGTCGCCTACGGCGCCGAGTTCTTCCGCTGGTTCGCCGAGGAGGCCGTGCGCATCGGGGGCGACCACACCATCACCGGCGACGGCGCCAACCGGGTCGTCGTGAGCAAGCAGCCCGTCGGCCCGTGTGTCCTCGTCACACCCTGGAACTTCCCGCTCGCCATGGGGACCCGCAAGATCGGGCCCGCGGTCGCCGCCGGTTGCACGATGGTCTTCAAGCCGGCCGAGCTCACCCCGCTCACCGCTCTGCTGCTCACCGAGATCCTCGCCGAGGCAGGTCTTCCCGACGGCGTGCTCAACGTCGTCACGACCTCCGATCCGAGTGCCGTCGTCGGTGAGTGGATGACCTCGGGCAAGGCCCGCAAGGTCAGCTTCACGGGCTCAACCGAGGTCGGCAAGATCCTGCTCGGACAGGCCGCCGGTACGGTGATGCGCACCTCGATGGAGCTCGGCGGCAACGCGCCGTTCATCGTGTGCGCCGACGCCGACGTCGACCGTGCCATCGAGGGCGTGATGGTGGCGAAGATGCGCAACATGGGGCAGGCGTGCACCGCTGCCAATCGGATCTTCGTGCACCGTGCCGTAGTCGACGAGTTCACCGAGAAGTTGAGCGCCCGGATGGGCAGCCTCGTCGTCGGCGACGGCAGCCAGGACGGCACACAGGTCGGTCCGCTCGTCGAGGAGAAGGCCGTCGACAAGGTGACCACCCTCGTCTCCGACGCCGTCGAGCGTGGCGCCCGTATCGCCTGTGGCGGCGAACGTCCCGACGGCGCAGGGCATTTCTACCCGCCGACCGTGCTGACCGACGTCGACCCCGCCGCCGACCTCATGCACACCGAGATCTTCGGGCCCGTCGCCGCGATCATCCCGTTCGGGACCGACGGCGCCGACGCTGCCTCGGGTTCCTCCGACGACGACGAGGTCCTCCGGCTCGCCAACGACACGCCCTGGGGCCTGGTGGGCTACCTCTTCACCCGCGACATCGACCGCGCCGATCGGCTGTCGACCCAGCTGGAGGTCGGTATGGTCGGCGTGAACACCGGACTCGTGTCGAACCCGGCGGCGCCCTTCGGTGGTGTGAAGCAGTCGGGTCTCGGGCGCGAGGGCGGCCGCCTGGGGATCGAGGAGTTCCTGGACGTCAAGTACATCGCCCGACCCATCCCGACGCCGTAG
- a CDS encoding M24 family metallopeptidase, with product MYLGAQLFTDSEYEQRLTRVREMMDRQGLSAIIVTDPANIFYLIGYNAWSFYTPQMLFVPIDGEMVFFAREMDAHGAHRTTWLGEDQIVGYPESYVHRPHVHPFDWVAWALRQRFLIAPASKGSVGLEMDSHFFSPKAYRALYNAIPEWKLVDNFELVNWVRSVKSDAEVQLMRQAGMVCSEAMRAAIDTIDVGVRQCDAAAAISQAQITGTDDFGGDYPAIVPMMPTGAAADTPHLTWHQGTFVEDEAVVIELTGAHKRYHCPLARTVSLGKPSKDLDYVANATAEGLNNVLDTIRPGVATRELASTWNWTLAKYGLEKPSRLGYSIGIGYPPDWGERTISIRTEDETVLETNMTFHIVCGMWMDDYGFELSESVRVSPTGVETFTSFPRELIRK from the coding sequence ATGTACCTGGGCGCTCAGCTGTTCACCGACAGCGAGTACGAGCAGCGGCTGACCCGTGTCCGCGAAATGATGGACCGGCAGGGACTCTCGGCGATCATCGTCACCGATCCGGCGAACATCTTCTATCTGATCGGCTACAACGCGTGGTCGTTCTACACCCCGCAGATGCTGTTCGTGCCGATCGACGGCGAGATGGTGTTCTTCGCCCGCGAGATGGATGCGCATGGCGCACACCGCACCACGTGGCTCGGCGAGGATCAGATCGTCGGCTACCCGGAGAGTTACGTGCATCGTCCGCATGTCCATCCGTTCGACTGGGTGGCCTGGGCACTGCGCCAGCGGTTCCTCATCGCACCGGCCTCCAAAGGCTCGGTCGGGCTGGAGATGGACTCACACTTCTTCTCCCCCAAGGCCTATCGCGCGCTGTACAACGCGATCCCGGAGTGGAAACTCGTCGACAACTTCGAGTTGGTCAACTGGGTGCGGTCGGTGAAGTCCGATGCCGAGGTGCAACTCATGCGACAGGCGGGGATGGTCTGTTCGGAGGCCATGCGCGCCGCGATCGACACCATCGATGTCGGTGTGCGCCAGTGCGATGCCGCCGCGGCCATCTCGCAGGCCCAGATCACCGGAACCGACGACTTCGGCGGTGACTACCCGGCGATCGTGCCGATGATGCCGACCGGCGCGGCAGCCGACACGCCGCATCTCACCTGGCATCAGGGCACCTTCGTCGAGGACGAGGCCGTCGTCATCGAGCTGACGGGCGCTCACAAGCGCTACCACTGCCCGCTGGCCAGGACCGTGTCGCTGGGGAAACCGTCGAAGGATCTCGACTACGTCGCGAACGCGACCGCAGAGGGTCTCAACAACGTGCTCGACACCATCCGCCCGGGGGTGGCGACGCGGGAGCTCGCCTCCACCTGGAACTGGACCCTCGCCAAGTACGGGCTGGAAAAGCCCTCGCGCCTGGGATATTCGATCGGCATCGGCTATCCCCCCGACTGGGGTGAGCGCACCATCAGCATCCGGACCGAGGACGAGACGGTCCTCGAGACCAACATGACCTTCCACATCGTCTGCGGAATGTGGATGGACGACTACGGTTTCGAGCTGTCCGAGTCAGTCCGGGTGAGCCCGACCGGCGTGGAGACGTTCACCAGCTTCCCACGCGAACTGATCCGCAAGTAG
- a CDS encoding PLP-dependent aminotransferase family protein, with amino-acid sequence MTATTEPTTHDLRRSAPTLPLAGRAKDLVGSMIDSSTSLLASQSHDIVRFAMGSPADEAVPADEFRQIAGEILDNSSFTYGATEGEPRLLQLLVDYLATTPDPSSHERLVITTGGMQGLDLACKLFVDPGDLVIVESPTYTNGSATALSYGAQLLEVPVDEDGMQVDALEDLVAHTRLTPKAIYTIPTFQNPSGVTLSEERRRELLRLAHQWGSMIIDDDPYGLLRFAGTDIPTFQTLSPQDPLVFSVRTFSKILAPGWRVGWVDADPSLRQLLINGKQAMDTCTNVPNQHIVAEYIARGGLEDHLAGIRTLYRERKEAMIDSIRRHLGDRVDTTDPEGGFFLWVTLREEFAEIDTRELFEVALADGVAFIPGPALSPGGRFRNALRLCFASSTPERIDEGIRRLTTSLEKMAHTP; translated from the coding sequence ATGACCGCCACCACCGAACCCACCACCCACGATCTGCGACGATCGGCGCCCACCCTGCCACTGGCCGGACGAGCCAAAGACCTGGTCGGGTCGATGATCGATTCGTCGACGTCGCTGCTGGCATCGCAATCCCACGACATCGTGCGGTTCGCGATGGGCTCGCCTGCCGACGAGGCGGTGCCGGCGGACGAGTTCCGGCAGATCGCAGGCGAGATCCTCGACAACTCGTCGTTCACCTACGGCGCCACCGAAGGCGAGCCACGCCTGTTACAACTGCTCGTCGACTATCTCGCGACCACTCCGGACCCGTCGAGCCATGAACGACTCGTCATCACCACGGGCGGCATGCAGGGACTCGACCTCGCGTGCAAGCTCTTCGTCGATCCCGGCGACCTGGTGATCGTCGAGTCACCGACCTACACCAACGGCAGCGCGACAGCCCTCTCCTACGGCGCACAACTGCTCGAGGTCCCGGTCGACGAGGACGGCATGCAGGTCGACGCGCTGGAAGATCTCGTCGCGCACACCCGCCTGACCCCCAAGGCGATCTACACGATCCCCACCTTCCAGAACCCGTCCGGCGTCACATTGTCGGAGGAACGACGACGCGAACTGCTGCGGCTGGCCCATCAGTGGGGCTCGATGATCATCGACGACGACCCGTACGGGCTGCTGCGGTTCGCCGGCACCGACATCCCCACGTTCCAGACGCTGAGCCCGCAGGACCCGCTGGTGTTCTCCGTGCGCACGTTCTCGAAGATCCTCGCACCGGGCTGGCGGGTCGGCTGGGTCGACGCCGACCCATCGTTGCGGCAGTTGCTGATCAACGGCAAGCAGGCCATGGACACCTGCACCAACGTGCCCAATCAGCACATCGTCGCGGAGTACATCGCGCGTGGCGGCCTGGAGGATCATCTGGCCGGGATCCGAACCCTCTATCGGGAGCGCAAGGAGGCGATGATCGACTCCATCCGCCGGCACCTCGGCGACCGCGTCGACACCACCGACCCCGAGGGCGGCTTCTTCCTGTGGGTGACGCTGCGCGAGGAGTTCGCCGAGATCGACACCCGCGAATTGTTCGAGGTGGCCCTGGCCGATGGAGTGGCCTTCATCCCGGGTCCCGCGCTGTCGCCCGGCGGCAGGTTCCGCAACGCACTACGCCTCTGCTTCGCCTCGAGCACCCCGGAGCGGATCGACGAAGGTATCCGCCGGTTGACCACGAGCCTCGAGAAGATGGCTCATACTCCATGA
- a CDS encoding M20 family metallopeptidase, translating into MKGDAVSLTEAEAGVLSHINADTIAMLTASLVEASSENPGGTEGAAVDVLQKACRSAGFTVSTHDVAAERPNLVATLPAGDGPGLMVLGHSDVVPAGPGWTSDPYRPRFADGRIYGRGTTDMKGGLAAAVIAMQALSHAPAYGAELSGPVQLVCTVDEEEHGIGVRDFVTRRSEHLFAGCIVAEPTDLTVVRGCRGASYIEIDITGRAAHSGRPADGRNAIEAAASIVDLIRFDHHQLAMDADDLLGSGTWNVGTIEGGQGISVVAPTCRLGIDRRLMPDEDPHHIAERLRAAIRESAIDTDGVTVDVRVTMEMPGFATPADHPLVATTVSAVTDGGRATSVGGWSAACDGGFVHRDLGIPAIVFGPGDIHAEAHQPDESVLIADLVSAARAYALTALRLLH; encoded by the coding sequence ATGAAAGGTGATGCGGTGTCGCTGACCGAGGCAGAGGCCGGCGTACTCTCCCACATCAACGCCGACACCATCGCGATGCTCACGGCGTCGCTCGTGGAGGCCTCGAGCGAGAACCCGGGCGGTACCGAGGGTGCAGCGGTCGACGTGCTCCAGAAGGCCTGTCGCTCGGCAGGCTTCACCGTGAGCACCCACGATGTGGCGGCCGAGCGCCCCAATCTCGTGGCGACGCTCCCGGCAGGCGACGGCCCCGGTCTGATGGTCCTCGGCCACTCCGACGTGGTGCCCGCGGGACCGGGCTGGACCTCGGATCCGTATCGCCCGCGGTTCGCCGACGGACGGATCTACGGCCGGGGTACCACGGATATGAAAGGTGGTCTGGCCGCGGCGGTGATCGCGATGCAGGCGCTGTCGCACGCGCCGGCCTACGGCGCGGAGCTGTCGGGTCCAGTCCAGCTCGTCTGCACCGTCGACGAGGAGGAGCACGGGATCGGCGTCCGCGATTTCGTCACCCGCCGTTCGGAGCATCTGTTCGCGGGCTGCATCGTGGCCGAACCCACCGATCTGACCGTCGTCCGTGGGTGCCGCGGCGCCTCCTACATCGAGATCGACATCACCGGCCGCGCTGCGCATTCGGGCCGTCCGGCCGACGGTCGCAACGCCATCGAGGCTGCGGCGTCGATCGTCGATCTCATCCGGTTCGATCATCACCAGCTCGCGATGGACGCCGATGACCTGCTCGGTTCGGGAACCTGGAACGTCGGAACGATCGAAGGCGGACAGGGCATCTCGGTGGTCGCGCCGACGTGCCGTCTCGGCATCGATCGGCGCCTGATGCCGGACGAGGACCCGCACCACATCGCCGAGCGTCTGCGCGCGGCGATCCGGGAGTCGGCCATCGACACCGACGGTGTCACCGTGGACGTCCGGGTCACCATGGAGATGCCCGGATTCGCAACGCCCGCCGACCATCCGCTGGTGGCGACCACGGTCTCCGCGGTCACCGACGGCGGGCGGGCCACGTCGGTGGGCGGCTGGAGCGCGGCCTGCGACGGCGGATTCGTCCACCGCGACCTCGGGATTCCGGCAATCGTCTTCGGACCGGGCGACATTCACGCCGAGGCGCATCAGCCCGACGAGTCGGTGCTGATCGCCGATCTGGTGAGCGCCGCACGCGCCTACGCGCTCACCGCGCTACGCCTCCTGCACTGA
- a CDS encoding MFS transporter: protein MTEASSPATYEELAPDPESPEGRSLLRKAIGASAIGNATEWYDYGVYAATATYLTEAFFPGDLGSIGTMLGFAISFVLRPLGGMVWGPIGDRIGRKSVLAMTILLISGATALIGVLPTHAVAGVWAPILLILLRVIQGFSTGGEYGGAATFMAEYAPDNKRGRYGSFLEFGTLAGFSAGTAIVLLFELLLSDEQMQTWGWRIPFLIALPMGLIGLYLRSQMEDTPVFQELEQEDEIKGSAWTRFKDLLTNYWHPILVMFGMVIALNVVNYTLLAYQPSYLKNTIGLSETSGSVVVLVGQVAMMAMIPFFGRWSDSTGRKPMWWGSLIGLFILALPLYWLMGQGFAWAIVGFVILGLLYIPQLATISATFPAMFPTQVRYAGFAISYNVATAAFGGTAPLVNDAVVENTGWNLFPAVYMMGACAIGLVAMVFLKETAGCSIRGTEIPSKENDFSMLQGMKP from the coding sequence ATGACTGAGGCATCCTCACCGGCGACGTATGAAGAACTCGCCCCGGATCCGGAGTCCCCGGAGGGCAGATCCCTGCTCCGCAAGGCCATCGGCGCATCCGCCATCGGCAATGCGACCGAGTGGTACGACTACGGCGTCTACGCCGCCACCGCGACATATCTCACCGAGGCATTCTTTCCCGGTGACCTCGGAAGCATCGGAACCATGCTGGGTTTCGCGATCTCCTTCGTGCTGCGTCCACTCGGCGGGATGGTCTGGGGACCGATCGGCGACCGTATCGGTCGCAAATCGGTTCTGGCCATGACGATCCTGTTGATCTCGGGCGCCACGGCGCTGATCGGCGTGCTGCCGACACATGCGGTCGCGGGGGTGTGGGCGCCCATCCTGCTCATCCTCTTGCGGGTGATTCAGGGCTTCTCCACCGGCGGTGAATATGGCGGTGCCGCAACGTTCATGGCCGAATACGCCCCGGACAACAAGCGCGGGCGATACGGTTCGTTCCTGGAGTTCGGCACCCTGGCCGGCTTCAGCGCCGGTACGGCGATCGTTCTGCTCTTCGAGCTGCTGCTCAGCGACGAGCAGATGCAGACCTGGGGCTGGCGTATCCCGTTCCTGATCGCTCTGCCGATGGGTCTCATCGGTCTCTATCTGCGGTCGCAGATGGAGGACACCCCGGTGTTCCAGGAGCTCGAGCAGGAAGACGAGATCAAGGGCTCCGCCTGGACCCGATTCAAGGATCTGCTGACCAACTACTGGCACCCGATCCTGGTGATGTTCGGGATGGTCATCGCGCTCAACGTAGTGAACTACACGCTGCTGGCGTATCAGCCGAGCTATCTGAAGAACACGATCGGCCTGTCCGAGACGTCGGGTTCCGTCGTCGTGCTCGTCGGGCAGGTGGCGATGATGGCCATGATCCCGTTCTTCGGGCGCTGGTCCGACTCCACCGGCCGAAAACCGATGTGGTGGGGGTCGCTGATCGGCCTGTTCATCCTCGCATTGCCGCTCTACTGGCTCATGGGTCAGGGATTCGCCTGGGCGATCGTCGGTTTCGTCATCCTGGGCCTGCTCTACATACCGCAGCTGGCCACCATCTCGGCGACCTTCCCGGCGATGTTCCCGACGCAGGTCCGGTACGCGGGCTTCGCGATCTCCTACAACGTGGCAACCGCTGCGTTCGGTGGCACGGCCCCGCTCGTGAACGACGCCGTCGTCGAGAACACCGGGTGGAATCTGTTCCCCGCGGTGTACATGATGGGCGCCTGCGCGATCGGACTGGTGGCGATGGTGTTCCTGAAGGAGACGGCGGGCTGCTCGATCCGTGGCACGGAGATCCCCAGCAAGGAGAACGATTTCAGCATGCTGCAGGGCATGAAGCCGTAG
- a CDS encoding GntR family transcriptional regulator — protein sequence MSVSQDKSQGRKRILTPLVQESTPAIIARKLHDAIASGNFPPGSQLTESGLAADLGVSRGPLREAMQRLTAEGLLVSHRNRGLFVVSMEEDDIRDMYVARTAIERAAIEQVIVSGDRAAIDDLNAAVSRMRGFIDDPNGAEMAEADMEFHQILVEHAHSQRLSRLHETILVETRMCLRAMRGTYSSGKERIDEHQALVDAIASGDATAADTLMIEHMKDGLHRLVGAGESSGAISTA from the coding sequence ATGAGTGTTTCGCAGGACAAGAGCCAAGGGCGGAAGAGGATTCTGACACCACTGGTGCAGGAGTCGACACCTGCGATCATCGCCCGGAAGTTGCACGACGCGATAGCGAGCGGTAACTTCCCGCCTGGCTCGCAGTTGACCGAGTCCGGTCTCGCGGCCGACCTCGGGGTCAGCCGCGGACCGTTGCGTGAGGCGATGCAGCGACTGACGGCCGAGGGATTGCTGGTCAGTCACCGCAACCGCGGATTGTTCGTGGTGTCGATGGAGGAGGACGACATCCGCGACATGTATGTGGCGCGGACGGCGATCGAGCGGGCGGCCATCGAACAGGTGATCGTCAGCGGGGATCGGGCGGCCATCGACGACCTCAATGCCGCAGTGTCGCGGATGCGTGGGTTCATCGACGATCCCAACGGTGCCGAAATGGCCGAGGCGGACATGGAGTTTCATCAGATTCTGGTGGAACATGCGCATAGTCAGCGACTTTCACGTCTCCACGAGACTATTCTGGTGGAAACGCGGATGTGCTTGCGCGCTATGCGTGGGACGTATTCATCGGGGAAGGAGCGGATCGACGAGCACCAGGCATTGGTGGACGCCATAGCGTCGGGGGACGCGACGGCGGCTGACACATTGATGATCGAACACATGAAGGATGGTCTGCACCGACTGGTCGGTGCAGGCGAGTCATCGGGGGCCATCTCGACCGCCTGA
- a CDS encoding DUF3830 family protein translates to MTDRFISVRLEQRDVTAVARLLDDEAPRTAAAVWDALPLGGQVYHGKFARNEIYALLPSFAPAEPGPENTTVTPIPGDLCYFTFDGVLTNPAYGYESGSAPGEHQMLIDLAVFYGRNNLLVNGDVGWVPGNVFATIVSGLDEFAAACNDVWMGGARGEVLSYARASG, encoded by the coding sequence ATGACCGACCGGTTCATCTCCGTCCGCCTCGAGCAGCGTGACGTCACAGCCGTGGCACGCCTGCTCGACGACGAAGCGCCGCGCACCGCTGCCGCGGTGTGGGACGCGCTGCCGCTCGGCGGACAGGTGTATCACGGGAAGTTTGCCCGAAATGAGATCTACGCGTTACTTCCATCGTTCGCCCCGGCTGAGCCGGGGCCGGAGAACACCACCGTGACGCCCATTCCGGGAGACCTCTGTTACTTCACCTTTGACGGAGTTCTGACCAATCCGGCGTATGGGTACGAGTCCGGTTCCGCGCCGGGCGAGCATCAGATGCTCATCGATCTCGCGGTGTTCTACGGACGCAACAACCTGCTGGTCAATGGCGATGTCGGGTGGGTTCCGGGCAACGTCTTCGCGACCATTGTCTCCGGCCTCGACGAGTTCGCCGCGGCCTGCAACGACGTCTGGATGGGCGGTGCCCGGGGCGAAGTACTGTCCTATGCGCGTGCATCAGGGTAA
- a CDS encoding amidase, whose product METTARWLSAADLVSGFSSGELSPVEVAAEHLDAIGAGNAAINAYCLVDADSALADARASAQRYAAGRPLGPLDGIPVSIKDLLLTAGWPTLRGSELIEPDDLDWNVDAPAVARLREAGAVLLGKVTTPEFGWKGVTDSLRCGVTRNPWNTDRTSGGSSGGSGAAVAAGLSTLSVGTDGGGSIRIPASCCGIVGFKPTYGRIPLYPASPFGTLAHAGPMTRTVGDCAAMLDVLSGFDSRDWSAMPTPTRRTADLLARAPADLAGVRIAYSSTLGFGSNDPAVQRNTDAAVAALRDLGADVTVVDLEWEDPAWAYHILWFSGAEMVVRAFGPGGMEKIDPGLRQALLRHSGFTAADYLDATALRMSMGVETGKLHEEFDVLVTPTMPTVAFEAGVDVPAHSESPDWTSWTPYSYPFNLTGQPAITVPSGFDDIDDGAGLPTGLQIVGARHHDDMVLRVAAAYESVARFATLEGVR is encoded by the coding sequence ATGGAAACGACCGCCCGCTGGCTCAGCGCCGCCGACCTGGTGTCCGGCTTTTCCTCCGGCGAATTGTCGCCGGTGGAGGTGGCAGCCGAACACCTCGACGCGATCGGGGCCGGGAACGCCGCGATCAACGCCTATTGCCTGGTCGACGCGGATTCGGCCCTCGCCGACGCACGCGCCTCGGCGCAGCGGTACGCCGCCGGCCGGCCCCTGGGGCCCCTCGACGGCATCCCGGTCAGCATCAAGGACCTCCTGCTGACGGCCGGATGGCCGACCCTGCGTGGCTCGGAGCTGATCGAACCCGACGACCTCGACTGGAACGTCGATGCGCCTGCGGTCGCGCGACTGCGTGAGGCGGGTGCCGTGTTGCTCGGCAAGGTGACCACTCCCGAGTTCGGGTGGAAGGGAGTCACGGACAGCCTTCGGTGCGGCGTCACGCGGAATCCGTGGAACACCGACCGAACCTCCGGCGGCTCGAGTGGCGGGAGCGGGGCCGCGGTCGCCGCGGGCCTCAGCACGCTGTCGGTGGGCACCGATGGTGGTGGCTCCATTCGCATCCCGGCATCCTGTTGCGGCATCGTGGGTTTCAAACCGACGTATGGCCGCATCCCGCTCTACCCGGCAAGCCCGTTCGGCACGCTCGCCCATGCCGGCCCGATGACCAGAACGGTGGGCGACTGCGCGGCCATGCTCGACGTGCTCAGCGGCTTCGACTCGCGTGACTGGTCGGCGATGCCCACTCCGACGCGGCGCACGGCCGACCTGCTGGCGCGGGCGCCGGCAGACCTCGCCGGCGTGCGGATCGCATACAGTTCCACACTCGGGTTCGGATCGAATGATCCTGCCGTCCAACGGAACACCGACGCCGCAGTGGCTGCCCTTCGTGACCTCGGCGCCGACGTCACCGTGGTGGACCTCGAGTGGGAGGACCCGGCGTGGGCCTATCACATCCTGTGGTTCAGCGGGGCGGAGATGGTGGTGCGCGCGTTCGGGCCCGGGGGGATGGAGAAGATCGATCCCGGACTCCGGCAGGCTCTGTTGCGGCACAGCGGTTTCACTGCCGCCGACTACCTCGACGCCACCGCACTGCGGATGTCGATGGGCGTGGAGACGGGGAAGCTGCACGAGGAGTTCGACGTGCTGGTCACCCCGACGATGCCGACGGTGGCCTTCGAAGCGGGCGTTGATGTTCCGGCACACTCCGAGAGTCCCGATTGGACGTCGTGGACACCGTATTCCTATCCGTTCAATCTCACCGGGCAGCCCGCCATCACGGTGCCGAGTGGATTCGACGACATCGACGACGGGGCGGGTCTGCCCACCGGACTGCAGATCGTCGGAGCCCGACATCACGACGACATGGTCCTGCGTGTCGCAGCGGCCTACGAATCCGTGGCGCGATTCGCCACCCTGGAAGGAGTTCGATGA
- a CDS encoding aspartate/glutamate racemase family protein, which produces MLYPGHAAEDDYPLAESVLGGAASLPVIITDIESDDHTVEAMRAVGTGQRLLDGARQAARHHPDALMWACTSGSFLYGWTGAHEQVAEISDATGLPVSSTSLAFAGACRELQVTSVAVAATYPTAVADGFSAFLADAGVAVVSAAAHDIETATEAGSVDGDNLFEMARAVDTDDAEAILLPDTALHTIGWIDDLEQDLGKPILTANQVTIWQALRLVDRQVRAEGLGRLFRDVGVTARSGIPSPIR; this is translated from the coding sequence ATGCTGTATCCAGGACACGCCGCGGAGGACGATTACCCGCTGGCCGAGAGCGTCCTCGGCGGTGCGGCGTCGTTGCCGGTGATCATCACCGACATCGAGTCCGACGACCACACGGTCGAGGCGATGCGTGCGGTCGGGACCGGGCAACGACTTCTCGACGGGGCCCGGCAGGCCGCGAGACATCACCCCGATGCGCTGATGTGGGCCTGCACCTCCGGCAGCTTCCTGTACGGCTGGACGGGCGCGCACGAGCAGGTCGCCGAGATCTCCGATGCCACCGGACTCCCCGTGTCCTCGACCTCGCTGGCCTTCGCGGGCGCGTGCCGGGAACTCCAGGTCACCTCGGTCGCCGTCGCGGCGACGTATCCGACGGCCGTCGCCGACGGATTCAGCGCGTTCCTCGCCGATGCGGGCGTCGCGGTGGTGTCCGCGGCGGCGCACGACATCGAGACGGCGACCGAGGCCGGCTCCGTCGACGGCGACAACCTGTTCGAGATGGCCAGGGCTGTCGACACCGACGACGCGGAGGCGATCCTGCTGCCCGACACCGCGTTACACACGATCGGATGGATCGACGACCTGGAACAGGACCTGGGCAAACCGATCCTGACGGCCAATCAGGTCACCATCTGGCAGGCACTTCGGCTGGTCGATCGACAGGTCCGCGCCGAGGGACTCGGCCGGCTCTTCCGCGACGTCGGCGTCACCGCACGAAGCGGTATCCCATCCCCGATTCGGTGA
- a CDS encoding response regulator, translating into MSAHVRVLVVDDEPQLLRALRINLNARGFAVTTASNGTDALTAAARTDPQVVVLDLGLPDLDGLTVLEGLRGWTNVPVIVLSARTDAADKVAALDAGADDYVTKPFGMEEFLARLRAAVRRGAASVDGSATPVVEAGGFVVDLAAKSVTRDGAPVHLTPTEWGILEILVRNEGKLVGQREILTAVWGPTYVTQTNYLRVYLASLRRKLEDDPTNPKNLLTESGMGYRFVR; encoded by the coding sequence ATGAGCGCGCACGTCCGGGTGCTGGTGGTCGACGACGAGCCACAACTGCTGCGCGCCTTGCGGATAAATCTGAACGCCCGGGGATTCGCGGTGACCACGGCGTCGAACGGAACCGACGCTCTGACGGCCGCCGCACGCACGGACCCACAGGTCGTGGTCCTCGACCTGGGCCTGCCCGACCTCGACGGCCTGACCGTTCTGGAAGGCCTGCGGGGATGGACGAATGTCCCGGTGATCGTGCTCTCGGCCCGGACCGACGCGGCCGACAAGGTGGCCGCACTGGATGCAGGCGCAGACGATTACGTCACCAAACCCTTTGGCATGGAGGAGTTCCTGGCCAGGCTTCGTGCAGCAGTACGACGCGGCGCGGCCTCGGTCGACGGGTCCGCGACCCCGGTCGTCGAGGCAGGAGGGTTCGTCGTCGACCTGGCGGCGAAGTCGGTGACACGGGACGGAGCGCCGGTGCACCTGACGCCGACCGAGTGGGGGATTCTCGAGATCCTCGTCCGCAACGAAGGAAAGCTGGTGGGACAGAGAGAGATCCTCACCGCTGTATGGGGTCCGACGTATGTCACGCAGACCAACTATCTGCGGGTCTACCTGGCCAGTCTGCGTCGCAAACTCGAGGACGACCCGACGAACCCGAAGAACCTCCTCACCGAATCGGGGATGGGATACCGCTTCGTGCGGTGA